The Bradyrhizobium ottawaense genome window below encodes:
- a CDS encoding esterase/lipase family protein: MPSGPDGRQAPGGLRPPGLALLLAEARGLFEFNASLLLSPILMRAPRGDGHPVLALPGFLASDLSMAPMRRYLSELGYEAQAWRMGRNLGGLGRIRESLRARLAEIHAASGRKVSLVGWSLGGVYARDLALQAPDMVRYVITLGSPFANDVRATNATRLYEALSGERVEDLAEAREAIAGDLPVPATSIYSRADGVVNWRTCLLRPSDRAENIEVLLASHIGLGVNPAALWAVADRLAQPEGEFSPFDRAGPFAIAYAPPEQAISA; this comes from the coding sequence ATGCCGTCCGGGCCAGACGGGCGGCAGGCCCCGGGCGGGCTTCGTCCGCCGGGCCTCGCCCTGCTGCTTGCAGAAGCGCGCGGCCTGTTCGAGTTCAATGCAAGCCTGTTGCTGTCGCCGATCCTGATGCGAGCGCCGAGGGGCGATGGCCATCCGGTGCTGGCGCTGCCGGGCTTTCTCGCCAGCGACCTCTCGATGGCCCCGATGCGGCGCTATCTCAGCGAGCTCGGCTATGAGGCACAGGCTTGGCGGATGGGCCGTAATCTCGGCGGCCTCGGGCGGATTCGGGAGTCGCTGCGCGCCCGTCTTGCCGAAATCCATGCTGCGAGCGGACGCAAGGTCAGCCTAGTCGGATGGAGCCTCGGCGGCGTCTATGCCCGCGATCTCGCGCTCCAGGCGCCCGACATGGTTCGCTATGTCATCACGCTCGGCAGCCCGTTTGCCAATGACGTGCGGGCGACCAACGCGACGCGGCTCTACGAAGCGCTGTCCGGCGAACGGGTCGAGGATCTTGCTGAGGCGCGCGAGGCGATCGCCGGCGATCTGCCGGTGCCGGCGACGTCGATCTATTCGCGGGCCGACGGCGTCGTGAACTGGCGGACCTGCCTGCTCCGTCCCTCCGACCGTGCCGAGAACATCGAAGTGCTCCTGGCGAGCCATATCGGGCTCGGGGTGAACCCCGCGGCGCTATGGGCCGTGGCGGACCGGCTGGCGCAACCGGAAGGGGAATTCTCGCCATTTGACCGGGCCGGGCCGTTTGCCATTGCATATGCCCCGCCGGAACAGGCAATATCGGCCTGA
- a CDS encoding ABC transporter substrate-binding protein — protein MSVGRSLFAATLAGTLALTVAPASSQTLRYANQGDLKSLDPYTLNESTTHAHLGHVYQGLTARDKDLKIIPALAESWETPEPTRWRFHLRKGVKFHNGDPFTADDVVFSADRVRKKGSNMQTRLAPDVKVVKVDDYTVDFVLPSPNPILHNSWDVWYIMDKKWAEENNVVDPTPVAATTPSYASLHENGTGPFTIESHQPGVKTVFKANPNYWGKVEGNLKEIVFTPIASDATRVAALLSGEVDVIEPVPIQDISRVDSSPNAQVLKGPELRTIFIGFDQMRDELLYSNIKGKNPFKDVRVREAFYKAIDIELIKKRVMRELSTPSALMIAPELFVLSKEFTRPKFDPDGAKNLLTEAGYPDGFEVTMDCPNDRYVNDAAICQAVVGMLARIGVKINLLAQPKAQYFAKVLKQGGYQTSFYLLGWTPSTMDSHNVLYDIMGCRDDAKSSRGEANLGGYCNKEFDAITDKVLVETDTAKRNQLIKQAYEIGNKDWSYIPLHQQALAWGVSKKVNLPQRADNLVMFHWATKKE, from the coding sequence ATGTCAGTCGGTCGAAGTCTGTTTGCGGCGACGCTCGCCGGTACGCTTGCGTTGACGGTCGCGCCGGCGTCGAGCCAGACGCTGCGTTATGCCAACCAGGGTGACCTGAAATCCCTTGATCCCTATACGCTGAACGAAAGCACCACCCACGCCCATCTCGGTCACGTCTATCAAGGCCTCACCGCGCGCGACAAGGACCTCAAGATCATTCCGGCGCTGGCGGAAAGCTGGGAAACTCCGGAGCCGACCCGCTGGCGCTTCCATTTGCGCAAGGGCGTGAAATTCCATAACGGCGATCCCTTCACCGCCGACGACGTCGTGTTCTCCGCCGATCGCGTCCGCAAGAAGGGGTCCAATATGCAGACCCGCCTTGCGCCCGACGTCAAGGTCGTCAAGGTCGACGACTACACCGTCGACTTCGTCTTGCCATCGCCCAATCCCATCCTGCATAACTCGTGGGATGTCTGGTACATCATGGACAAGAAATGGGCCGAGGAGAACAACGTCGTCGATCCGACGCCGGTGGCGGCGACCACGCCGAGCTACGCCTCGCTCCACGAGAACGGCACCGGTCCGTTCACCATCGAAAGCCATCAGCCCGGCGTGAAGACGGTTTTCAAGGCCAACCCCAACTACTGGGGCAAGGTCGAGGGTAACCTGAAGGAGATCGTCTTCACCCCGATCGCTTCAGACGCAACCCGCGTCGCTGCGCTGCTCTCGGGCGAAGTCGACGTCATCGAGCCGGTGCCGATCCAGGACATCTCCCGCGTCGATTCCAGCCCCAACGCCCAGGTGCTGAAAGGGCCGGAGCTGCGCACCATCTTCATCGGCTTCGATCAGATGCGCGATGAGCTGCTCTACTCCAACATCAAGGGCAAGAACCCGTTCAAGGACGTCCGCGTCCGCGAAGCCTTCTACAAGGCGATCGACATCGAGCTGATCAAGAAGCGCGTGATGCGCGAGCTGTCGACACCATCGGCGCTGATGATCGCTCCGGAGTTGTTCGTGCTGTCCAAGGAGTTCACGCGGCCGAAATTCGACCCCGATGGAGCCAAGAACCTCCTGACCGAAGCCGGCTATCCCGATGGCTTCGAGGTCACGATGGATTGTCCGAACGACCGTTACGTCAACGACGCCGCGATCTGCCAGGCCGTCGTCGGCATGCTTGCCCGCATCGGCGTCAAGATCAACCTGCTGGCGCAGCCGAAAGCGCAGTACTTCGCCAAGGTGTTGAAGCAGGGCGGCTACCAGACCTCGTTCTACCTCCTGGGCTGGACGCCGAGCACGATGGACTCCCACAACGTGCTCTATGACATCATGGGCTGCCGCGACGACGCGAAATCCTCACGCGGCGAGGCCAATCTCGGCGGCTACTGCAACAAGGAGTTCGACGCCATCACCGACAAGGTGCTGGTCGAAACCGATACTGCCAAGCGCAACCAGCTGATCAAGCAGGCCTACGAAATCGGCAACAAGGACTGGTCCTACATCCCGCTGCACCAGCAGGCGCTGGCCTGGGGCGTGTCGAAGAAGGTCAACCTGCCGCAGCGCGCCGACAATCTGGTCATGTTCCATTGGGCGACCAAGAAGGAATAG
- a CDS encoding ABC transporter permease: MLAFTLRRAVQAIGVMFAVGIIAFSMFRFAGDPVNQIVSIDTSAAEREAVRKSLGLDDPVPVQFVRYFADAAQFKFGVSYQFRQPVSTLLMERMPATLELAICATVFAMVFGILMGVYSALRRDTVLAKLFQAVSLIGISLPTFLIGILLIYLFAVTLGWLPSFGRGEVVKLGWWSTGLLTLSGLKALIMPSITLGLFQMTLIMRLVRAEMLEVLRTDYIRFARARGLTTRAIHFGHALKNTLIPVITVAGLQFGSVIAFSIITETVFQWPGMGLLFVQAVQNVDIPIMAAYLLMVSLIFVTINLVVDILYTVVDPRLRATVGRAT; this comes from the coding sequence ATGCTCGCTTTCACTCTTCGCCGCGCCGTTCAGGCCATCGGCGTCATGTTCGCCGTCGGCATCATCGCCTTCTCGATGTTCCGTTTCGCCGGCGACCCCGTCAATCAGATCGTCTCGATCGACACATCGGCGGCCGAACGCGAAGCCGTGCGCAAGTCGCTCGGCCTCGACGATCCCGTGCCGGTGCAGTTCGTGCGTTATTTCGCCGACGCCGCGCAATTCAAGTTCGGCGTCTCCTACCAGTTCCGCCAGCCGGTCTCGACCCTGCTGATGGAACGCATGCCGGCCACGCTGGAACTTGCGATCTGCGCCACCGTGTTTGCAATGGTGTTCGGCATTCTGATGGGCGTCTATTCGGCGCTGAGGCGCGACACCGTGCTGGCCAAATTATTCCAGGCGGTTTCGCTGATCGGCATCTCATTGCCGACTTTCCTGATCGGCATTCTCCTGATCTATCTGTTCGCGGTGACATTGGGCTGGTTGCCCTCGTTCGGCCGCGGCGAGGTGGTCAAGCTCGGCTGGTGGAGCACGGGTCTGCTCACGCTGTCGGGATTGAAGGCATTGATCATGCCCTCGATCACGCTCGGCCTGTTCCAGATGACCCTGATCATGCGGCTGGTGCGCGCGGAGATGCTGGAAGTGCTGCGAACCGACTATATTCGTTTCGCCCGCGCCCGCGGGCTGACCACCCGCGCCATTCATTTCGGCCACGCGCTGAAGAACACGCTCATTCCCGTCATCACCGTGGCCGGCCTTCAGTTTGGCTCGGTTATTGCATTTTCGATCATCACCGAAACCGTGTTCCAATGGCCGGGCATGGGACTGCTGTTCGTGCAGGCCGTGCAAAACGTCGATATCCCGATCATGGCGGCCTATCTGCTGATGGTCTCCCTGATCTTCGTCACCATCAACCTGGTGGTCGACATTCTCTACACCGTAGTCGATCCGCGCCTGCGCGCGACCGTCGGCCGCGCTACATAA
- a CDS encoding ABC transporter permease — MSDAVASNSDKQSAPPAHAGRSWLSRALDSDIFYSFRRSKLTMVAAAITVLLFLLAIFASALAVQNPFDPAQLQLMNSRISPLWTADGQSPFLLGTDEQGRDVFSAILYGMRISLAVGVAGVIFAGALGIALGLIAGYFGGAVDGVIMRIADVQLTFPAILIALLVNGIAKSILGNRLDATSMLVVLVISIGLSFWVGYARTVRGSVMVEKNKDYVAAAQLIGLPAPKIMLRHVLPNTMGPILVIATINLALAIITEATLSFLGVGLPDTMPSLGTLIRIGNNYLFAGEWWIVAFPGLALAGLILSINLLGDWLRDALNPKLR, encoded by the coding sequence ATGTCCGACGCCGTCGCCTCCAATTCCGATAAGCAGAGCGCGCCGCCCGCGCATGCCGGTCGCAGCTGGCTCAGCCGCGCCCTCGACAGCGACATCTTCTACTCGTTCCGCCGCTCCAAGCTGACCATGGTGGCGGCGGCCATTACCGTGCTGCTCTTCCTGCTCGCGATCTTTGCATCGGCGCTCGCGGTGCAGAACCCGTTCGATCCGGCGCAGCTCCAGTTGATGAACTCGCGCATCTCGCCGCTCTGGACCGCCGACGGCCAAAGCCCGTTCCTGCTCGGCACCGACGAGCAGGGCCGCGACGTGTTCTCCGCCATCCTCTACGGGATGCGCATCTCGCTCGCCGTCGGCGTGGCCGGCGTGATCTTCGCCGGCGCGCTCGGTATCGCGCTCGGCCTGATCGCCGGCTATTTCGGCGGCGCGGTCGATGGCGTGATCATGCGGATCGCCGACGTGCAACTGACCTTTCCCGCCATTCTGATCGCGCTGCTGGTCAATGGCATTGCGAAATCGATCCTCGGCAACCGTCTGGATGCCACCAGCATGCTGGTGGTGCTGGTGATCTCGATCGGCCTCAGTTTCTGGGTCGGGTATGCAAGGACGGTGCGCGGCTCCGTGATGGTCGAGAAGAACAAGGACTACGTGGCCGCCGCGCAGCTGATCGGCCTGCCCGCGCCAAAGATCATGCTGCGGCACGTGCTGCCGAACACGATGGGCCCGATCCTGGTCATCGCCACCATCAACCTCGCACTGGCCATCATCACCGAGGCAACGCTGTCCTTCCTCGGCGTCGGCCTGCCCGACACCATGCCCTCGCTCGGCACGCTGATCCGCATCGGCAACAATTATCTGTTCGCGGGCGAATGGTGGATTGTCGCTTTCCCCGGCCTCGCGCTGGCCGGCTTGATCCTGTCGATCAACCTGCTCGGCGACTGGCTGCGCGACGCGCTCAACCCGAAGCTCCGATGA
- a CDS encoding ABC transporter ATP-binding protein → MTEPILSVRNLQVEFASRRGTLRAIDGVSFDIAKGEVLGVVGESGAGKSVTGLAVIGLIDPPGRIAGGEVRLAGLRIDNLPPEEMRRIRGKRIGMIFQDPLTSLNPLYRVGDQIIETIRTHLNLSETAARRRAIDLLAEVGIPAPEKRIDGYPHEFSGGMRQRVVIALAICAEPELIIADEPTTALDVSVQAQIISLIKRLGRDHGTAVMLVTHDMGVIAETSDRVAVMYAGRVAEIGPVQDVVRNPLHPYAKGLMGAIPTLAGDDKRLMQIPGSMPRLSAIPRGCSFNPRCAFAFDRCRVDRPEPLPRGAQSVACHLYDSVPAESAA, encoded by the coding sequence ATGACCGAGCCCATCCTCTCCGTTCGCAACCTTCAGGTGGAGTTCGCCTCCCGCCGCGGCACGCTGCGCGCCATCGACGGCGTCTCCTTCGACATCGCCAAGGGCGAGGTGCTGGGCGTGGTCGGCGAATCCGGCGCCGGAAAATCCGTGACCGGCCTCGCCGTGATCGGCCTGATCGACCCGCCCGGCCGGATCGCGGGCGGCGAGGTTCGCCTGGCCGGCCTGCGCATCGACAATTTGCCGCCGGAGGAGATGCGCCGCATCCGTGGCAAACGGATCGGCATGATCTTCCAGGACCCCCTCACCTCGCTCAATCCACTCTACCGGGTCGGTGACCAGATCATCGAGACGATCCGAACCCACCTGAACCTGTCCGAGACGGCCGCCCGCCGCCGCGCCATCGACCTGCTTGCCGAGGTCGGCATTCCCGCGCCGGAAAAGCGCATCGACGGCTACCCGCACGAATTCTCCGGCGGCATGCGCCAGCGCGTCGTGATTGCGCTGGCGATCTGCGCCGAGCCCGAGCTGATCATCGCGGACGAGCCGACCACCGCGCTCGACGTCTCCGTGCAGGCGCAGATCATCTCGCTGATCAAGCGGCTCGGACGCGACCACGGCACCGCCGTGATGCTGGTGACGCACGACATGGGCGTGATCGCGGAGACCTCCGACCGGGTCGCCGTGATGTATGCCGGCCGTGTCGCCGAGATCGGTCCGGTGCAGGATGTCGTCAGAAACCCGCTGCATCCCTATGCCAAGGGCTTGATGGGCGCGATCCCGACGCTGGCCGGCGACGACAAGCGTCTCATGCAGATTCCCGGCTCGATGCCGCGGCTGTCGGCGATCCCGCGCGGCTGCTCGTTCAACCCGCGCTGCGCCTTCGCGTTCGACCGCTGTCGTGTTGATCGACCGGAGCCGCTGCCGCGCGGTGCGCAATCGGTCGCCTGCCATCTCTATGACAGCGTGCCGGCGGAGAGCGCGGCATGA
- a CDS encoding ABC transporter ATP-binding protein produces the protein MSASFVQATNLRRVFDVSKPWLNRMLEGGHLEYLKAVDHVTFDIRKGETFALVGESGSGKTTVARMVVGLLPPSSGDVLIDGVSMTDPRQAPARRKLRRRIQMIFQDPYASLNPRFRVDAIISEPIRAFDLIQGERDIQARVGELLSLVGLHPDDRLKFPHEFSGGQRQRIAIARALASDAEFIVCDEPTSALDVSVQAQILNLMRDLQDKFGLTYMFISHNLAVVRHMASRVGVMYLGRIVEIAEGKELFARPRMPYTKMLLGAVPDLAMSGRQRIPVKGEIPNPINPPPGCAFNPRCPLAFDLCRKETPELIDGVACHAVNTAPVPA, from the coding sequence ATGAGCGCTTCCTTCGTCCAGGCCACAAATCTGCGCCGGGTGTTCGACGTCTCGAAACCCTGGCTCAACCGCATGCTCGAAGGCGGGCATCTCGAATATCTCAAGGCGGTCGATCACGTCACCTTCGACATCAGGAAGGGCGAGACGTTTGCGCTGGTCGGCGAGTCCGGCTCGGGCAAGACCACGGTGGCGCGGATGGTCGTGGGACTGCTGCCGCCGAGCTCCGGCGATGTCTTGATCGACGGCGTCTCGATGACGGATCCGCGGCAGGCGCCGGCGCGCAGGAAGCTGCGCCGCCGCATCCAGATGATCTTCCAGGACCCCTATGCGAGCCTGAACCCGCGCTTTCGCGTCGATGCCATCATCTCCGAGCCGATCCGCGCCTTCGACCTGATCCAGGGCGAGCGCGACATCCAGGCCCGCGTCGGCGAGCTGCTCAGCCTGGTCGGCCTGCATCCCGACGACCGGCTGAAGTTTCCGCACGAGTTCTCCGGCGGCCAGCGCCAGCGCATCGCGATCGCCCGGGCGCTCGCATCGGACGCCGAGTTCATCGTCTGCGACGAGCCGACTTCGGCGCTCGACGTCTCGGTGCAGGCGCAGATCCTGAACCTGATGCGCGACCTCCAGGACAAGTTCGGCCTGACCTACATGTTCATCAGCCACAACCTCGCCGTGGTCCGCCACATGGCGAGCCGCGTCGGCGTGATGTATCTCGGCCGCATCGTCGAGATCGCTGAAGGCAAGGAGTTGTTCGCACGTCCCCGCATGCCCTACACCAAGATGCTGCTGGGCGCCGTGCCTGATCTTGCCATGAGCGGCCGCCAGCGCATTCCGGTGAAGGGCGAGATCCCGAACCCGATCAATCCGCCGCCCGGCTGCGCCTTCAATCCGCGCTGCCCGCTGGCGTTCGATCTCTGCCGCAAGGAAACGCCGGAACTGATCGACGGCGTCGCCTGCCACGCCGTCAACACCGCGCCGGTCCCGGCGTGA